A genome region from Manihot esculenta cultivar AM560-2 chromosome 5, M.esculenta_v8, whole genome shotgun sequence includes the following:
- the LOC110614615 gene encoding uncharacterized protein LOC110614615, whose translation MDQESKDNRKRPRDESDQDTPEAKLARVESDGDSLHLGESPVDNENSVVNTCEDGDNHVTSNVSGLNSPDAKRIQDDLLNILDESDEPIIQGLDSVIRSFEEEILVPDFGTGTANAESCGVGSQPELGYLLEASDDELGLPPTFSGEEKSSEVNLAAETGGSGAASFCEMIEFENVIPSFDSFEFGLTCDSDGNSYNSSYNDSGDFVALGGLFDYSDENCTPAGEVAGLQWQPESLSAL comes from the coding sequence ATGGACCAAGAATCCAAAGATAACAGGAAACGACCCAGGGATGAGTCCGACCAGGACACTCCTGAGGCTAAACTCGCACGGGTTGAGTCTGATGGAGACTCGCTACATCTCGGTGAAAGCCCTGTGGACAATGAAAACTCGGTTGTGAACACGTGCGAGGACGGTGATAATCATGTAACCTCGAATGTCTCGGGTCTTAACTCTCCAGATGCTAAGCGGATTCAGGACGATTTGCTTAACATTCTTGATGAGTCGGATGAACCGATTATTCAAGGCCTCGATTCGGTTATCAGAAGCTTTGAAGAAGAAATCCTCGTGCCGGATTTTGGTACGGGTACGGCGAATGCGGAGTCGTGTGGAGTTGGGTCCCAGCCGGAGCTTGGCTACCTTTTGGAAGCCTCCGATGACGAACTAGGTTTGCCGCCGACATTTTCCGGTGAGGAAAAGAGTAGCGAAGTGAATTTGGCTGCTGAAACTGGCGGATCTGGTGCCGCAAGTTTCTGTGAAATGATAGAATTCGAGAACGTGATACCGAGTTTTGACTCGTTTGAGTTTGGACTGACATGTGACTCGGATGGTAATAGTTATAACAGTAGCTATAATGACAGCGGAGATTTTGTGGCGTTAGGTGGATTGTTTGACTACTCCGACGAGAACTGTACGCCGGCCGGTGAAGTAGCGGGTTTGCAGTGGCAGCCCGAGTCGCTTTCTGCCCTGTAG